In one Halosimplex halophilum genomic region, the following are encoded:
- a CDS encoding ion transporter — MSNVGADSPDDPGPPDDARERVRFYLLDHRTPLGKAIDIGLLALNLVFVAVFVAQTYPLDPARRARLWDLEVAIAAVFAAEYVLRLYGARDRLSEATDPYTVVDLLSVLPTVLVVFFPVSAVALNAGFLRVLRVVRVLRFYRFTQDEEFFFGTISGGALRAMKLLLTVLVVLFVSAGLFYSAEVRANPEVRHFGDAFYYVVITLSTTGFGDIVPVTRAGRWVTVASILAAIILIPWQASKIVRAWTSDDEVPVTCPNCGLTGHDPDASHCKACGHVIYQEYDSPE; from the coding sequence ATGAGCAACGTCGGCGCCGACTCACCGGACGATCCCGGTCCGCCGGACGACGCTCGCGAGCGGGTGCGGTTCTACCTGCTCGACCACCGGACTCCGCTGGGGAAGGCCATCGACATCGGGCTGCTCGCCCTGAATCTGGTGTTCGTCGCCGTGTTCGTCGCCCAGACCTACCCGCTGGACCCGGCGCGGCGGGCCCGGCTCTGGGACCTGGAGGTCGCGATCGCCGCGGTCTTCGCGGCCGAGTACGTCCTGCGGCTCTACGGCGCCCGCGACCGGCTGTCCGAGGCGACCGACCCCTACACGGTCGTCGACCTGCTGTCGGTGCTCCCGACCGTCCTGGTGGTGTTTTTCCCCGTCTCGGCCGTCGCGCTGAACGCCGGGTTCCTGCGGGTGCTCCGGGTCGTCCGCGTCCTGCGGTTCTACCGGTTCACTCAGGACGAGGAGTTCTTCTTCGGCACGATCTCCGGCGGGGCGCTCCGGGCGATGAAACTCCTGCTGACGGTGCTGGTCGTCCTGTTCGTCTCCGCGGGACTGTTCTACAGCGCCGAGGTCCGCGCGAACCCCGAGGTCCGGCACTTCGGCGACGCCTTCTACTACGTGGTGATCACCCTGTCGACGACGGGGTTCGGCGACATCGTTCCCGTGACGCGGGCGGGACGGTGGGTGACCGTCGCCAGCATCCTCGCGGCGATCATCCTCATTCCCTGGCAGGCGAGCAAGATCGTCCGCGCCTGGACCAGCGACGACGAGGTGCCGGTCACCTGCCCGAACTGCGGGCTCACCGGCCACGACCCCGACGCCTCCCACTGCAAGGCCTGCGGCCACGTCATCTACCAGGAGTACGACTCCCCCGAGTGA
- a CDS encoding cold-shock protein yields MANGKVDFFNDTGGYGFIDTEDSDDDVFFHMEDVGGEDLTEGTEIDFEIEDAPKGPRATNVVRA; encoded by the coding sequence ATGGCAAACGGCAAGGTCGACTTCTTCAACGACACTGGCGGTTACGGTTTCATCGACACCGAGGACTCTGACGACGACGTATTCTTCCACATGGAGGACGTTGGCGGCGAGGATCTGACGGAAGGGACCGAGATAGACTTCGAGATCGAGGACGCCCCCAAGGGCCCGCGCGCGACGAACGTCGTCCGCGCGTAG
- a CDS encoding class I SAM-dependent methyltransferase, with protein MDSHDVRRQWADRSGEYSPAYYAHYGPDETSESVREILRDRVGRDAAVLELGCSSGRHLSHLFDDGFTDLSGVELNDEAFDVMADHYPDLWETGTFHADAIEDVVGDFDDGAFDAVYSVETLQHVHPDAEWVFAEIARVTGDLLVTAEIEDDAEDAERVERDEDPDVNFVRDEFPLYYRDWGEIFGGLGLEQVDRRDVNRDTVRAFRAR; from the coding sequence GTGGATTCTCACGACGTTCGGCGCCAGTGGGCCGACCGCTCCGGCGAGTACTCGCCGGCGTACTACGCCCACTACGGCCCCGACGAGACGAGCGAGTCGGTCCGCGAGATCCTGCGCGACCGCGTCGGGCGCGACGCGGCCGTGCTGGAGCTGGGCTGCAGTTCCGGGCGCCACCTCTCGCACCTGTTCGACGACGGCTTCACCGACCTCTCGGGGGTCGAACTCAACGACGAGGCCTTCGACGTGATGGCCGACCACTACCCCGACCTGTGGGAGACCGGCACCTTCCACGCCGACGCCATCGAGGACGTGGTCGGCGACTTCGACGACGGCGCCTTCGACGCCGTCTACTCCGTCGAGACGCTCCAGCACGTCCACCCCGACGCCGAGTGGGTGTTCGCGGAGATCGCGCGGGTCACCGGCGACCTGCTCGTCACCGCCGAGATCGAGGACGACGCCGAAGACGCCGAGCGCGTGGAACGCGACGAGGACCCCGACGTGAACTTCGTCCGCGACGAGTTCCCGCTGTACTACCGCGACTGGGGCGAGATCTTCGGCGGTCTCGGTCTCGAACAGGTCGACCGCCGGGACGTGAACCGGGACACCGTTCGGGCGTTCCGCGCCCGGTGA
- a CDS encoding nucleic acid-binding protein, whose protein sequence is MTLAAVSDARPLIHLAEIDSLELLATFDTLLVPETVYEEVDAGGVPDGLGNLSYELVEADESRVGTEELDAGERAAIAVAEQRGAVLLTDDLAARETASDAGVEVRGAIGVIALGYGRGSLDRDEAAPKMRALQRETSLFVTEAVVERGIQMPDEQ, encoded by the coding sequence GTGACGCTCGCGGCCGTTTCGGACGCGAGACCGCTCATCCATCTCGCCGAAATCGATTCGCTCGAACTGCTCGCGACCTTTGACACACTCCTTGTTCCAGAGACTGTCTACGAAGAGGTTGACGCCGGCGGCGTTCCGGACGGGTTGGGCAACCTCTCGTACGAACTCGTCGAAGCCGACGAGAGCCGAGTCGGAACCGAAGAACTGGACGCCGGAGAGCGCGCCGCGATTGCGGTCGCTGAACAGCGGGGAGCCGTTCTCCTGACCGACGACCTCGCCGCCCGAGAGACGGCATCCGACGCGGGCGTCGAGGTACGCGGTGCTATCGGCGTCATCGCGCTCGGGTACGGTCGCGGATCGCTCGACAGAGACGAAGCGGCACCGAAGATGCGAGCACTCCAGCGTGAGACGAGTCTCTTCGTGACCGAGGCGGTCGTGGAGCGCGGCATCCAGATGCCGGACGAGCAGTAA
- the rtcA gene encoding RNA 3'-terminal phosphate cyclase: MLEVDGSDGGGQLLRSALTLSMLDGEPVEIDDVRGNRSEPGLKAQHLAAVETAAAVADAEVAGAELGSETVTFEPGEVAGGHYGTDIGTAGSVTLLFDTLLPLATAIDEPLSVTATGGTDVTWSPPMAYYRAVKLPLLRQFGLAAAVELDRTGFYPAGGGRATLRLWPSELSPLDLDAPLEPTAARVYSKAAADLADAEVADRQADAATDALADLGVEPVEHRTASVASDSPGSVLVVRLDGAPVADDASGRGRPLAGFDAYGAPDKRSETVASEATDQVRRFRGSGAAVDPHMADQLLGFLALAGGRVAVPGISDHVATCREVLATFDRPVGVDRSGPAPVLVADR; this comes from the coding sequence ATGCTGGAGGTCGACGGGAGCGACGGCGGCGGCCAGTTGCTCCGGAGCGCGCTGACGCTGTCGATGCTCGACGGCGAGCCCGTCGAGATCGACGACGTGCGCGGGAACCGCTCGGAGCCCGGACTGAAGGCCCAGCACCTCGCCGCGGTCGAGACGGCCGCGGCGGTCGCCGACGCCGAGGTCGCGGGCGCCGAACTGGGCTCGGAGACGGTCACCTTCGAGCCCGGCGAGGTCGCCGGGGGCCACTACGGAACCGACATCGGGACCGCCGGGAGCGTGACGTTGCTGTTCGACACCCTGCTGCCGCTGGCGACCGCTATCGACGAGCCGCTGTCGGTCACCGCGACCGGCGGGACCGACGTGACGTGGTCGCCGCCGATGGCCTACTACCGCGCCGTCAAGCTCCCCCTCCTCCGTCAGTTCGGGCTCGCGGCCGCCGTCGAACTCGACCGGACGGGCTTCTACCCGGCCGGCGGCGGCCGCGCGACGCTGCGCCTCTGGCCGTCGGAGCTGTCACCGCTCGACCTCGACGCGCCGCTGGAGCCGACCGCGGCCCGTGTCTACTCGAAGGCCGCGGCGGACCTGGCCGACGCCGAGGTGGCCGACCGCCAGGCCGACGCCGCGACCGACGCGCTCGCCGACCTCGGGGTCGAACCCGTCGAACACCGGACGGCCTCCGTCGCCAGCGACAGCCCCGGCTCGGTCCTGGTCGTCCGGTTGGACGGCGCTCCCGTCGCGGACGATGCCAGTGGGAGGGGGCGGCCGCTGGCCGGCTTCGACGCCTACGGCGCCCCGGACAAGCGGTCCGAGACGGTCGCCTCCGAGGCGACCGACCAGGTCCGACGCTTCCGCGGGAGCGGCGCCGCCGTGGACCCCCACATGGCCGACCAGCTGCTCGGCTTCCTCGCGCTCGCGGGCGGCCGCGTCGCGGTCCCGGGGATCTCCGACCACGTCGCCACCTGCCGGGAGGTACTGGCGACGTTCGACCGGCCGGTCGGCGTCGACCGGTCCGGACCGGCGCCCGTGCTCGTCGCTGATCGGTAG
- a CDS encoding ABC transporter ATP-binding protein — protein sequence MSEATTVAVQDRVDEVEAPLRRVFREYGLPRIHWFAVAVAMNLVARLSALVPALVLGTAIDAVFNETGAYDLPLVPASWIPTQPEAQFWFSVSLIVGAFVLTAVCTWAQGITSDIFAHRSLHAVRVDTFRRMQELDMAFFDEQETGEAMSILNQDATNLERFLDQALKNGTRLIVMVLAIGGLLLWINWQLAVVTLVAVPLMALFTWWFSRTVAPRYDAVRSSIGDLNTRLENSIGGMQLVKTANTEEFETERVEDASWNFYTTNIDVLKIAFVYRPGMRLLAGLSFVTTFVVGGLWIFSGPPLFFSGELTVGNFVVFIFMTQRFIDPLAQISNIIDWTENARASGKRIFGLMDTPVRIEDSPDAVELDTVDGEVAYDDVTFGYDGEETVLRDVSFEADAGDTVAFVGPTGAGKSTAVKLLMRLYDVDEGAISVDGHDIRDVTVGSLRESIGYVSQETYLFDGTVAENIRYGEFDASRDEIVEAAKAAEAHEFITDLADGYDTEVGERGARLSGGQRQRISIARTVLQDPDILILDEATSAVDTETEVLIQRSLDRLAADRTTFVIAHRLSTVTDAETILVLEEGQVVERGTHQELLEADGLYANLWAVQAGEIDDLPDEFVDRARGDV from the coding sequence ATGTCCGAGGCCACCACAGTCGCGGTACAGGACAGGGTCGACGAGGTAGAGGCGCCACTCCGGCGGGTCTTCCGGGAGTACGGCCTGCCGCGGATCCACTGGTTCGCCGTCGCGGTGGCGATGAACCTCGTCGCGCGGCTGTCGGCGCTGGTGCCCGCGCTCGTGCTGGGGACGGCCATCGACGCGGTGTTCAACGAGACGGGCGCCTACGACCTGCCGCTGGTGCCGGCGTCGTGGATCCCGACCCAGCCCGAGGCGCAGTTCTGGTTCTCCGTGTCCCTGATCGTCGGGGCGTTCGTCCTCACGGCGGTCTGCACCTGGGCCCAGGGGATCACGAGCGACATCTTCGCCCACCGCTCGCTGCACGCCGTCCGCGTCGACACGTTCCGGCGGATGCAGGAACTGGACATGGCCTTCTTCGACGAGCAGGAGACCGGCGAGGCCATGTCCATCCTCAACCAGGACGCGACCAACCTGGAGCGGTTTCTCGACCAGGCGCTGAAGAACGGTACCCGTCTGATCGTCATGGTGCTGGCCATCGGCGGCCTCCTGCTGTGGATCAACTGGCAGCTCGCCGTCGTGACGCTGGTCGCGGTCCCGCTGATGGCGCTTTTCACCTGGTGGTTCAGCCGGACGGTCGCGCCCCGGTACGACGCCGTCCGCTCCAGCATCGGCGACCTCAACACCCGCCTGGAGAACTCCATCGGCGGGATGCAACTCGTCAAGACCGCCAACACCGAGGAGTTCGAGACCGAGCGCGTCGAGGACGCCTCCTGGAACTTCTACACCACCAACATCGACGTGCTGAAGATCGCCTTCGTCTACCGCCCCGGGATGCGCCTGCTCGCCGGCCTCTCGTTCGTCACGACCTTCGTCGTCGGCGGCCTGTGGATCTTCTCGGGTCCGCCGCTCTTCTTCTCGGGCGAGCTGACCGTCGGGAACTTCGTCGTCTTCATCTTCATGACCCAGCGCTTCATCGACCCGCTCGCCCAGATCTCCAACATCATCGACTGGACCGAGAACGCCCGCGCCTCCGGCAAGCGCATCTTCGGCCTGATGGACACGCCCGTCCGCATCGAGGACTCGCCCGACGCCGTCGAACTCGACACCGTGGACGGCGAGGTGGCGTACGACGACGTGACCTTCGGCTACGACGGCGAGGAGACCGTCCTCCGGGACGTGAGCTTCGAGGCCGACGCCGGCGACACGGTCGCGTTCGTCGGTCCCACCGGCGCGGGCAAGTCCACGGCCGTCAAGCTCCTGATGCGCCTCTACGACGTGGACGAGGGCGCCATCAGCGTCGACGGACACGACATCCGCGACGTGACCGTCGGGAGCCTCCGGGAGTCGATCGGCTACGTCAGCCAGGAGACCTACCTCTTCGACGGGACCGTCGCCGAGAACATCCGCTACGGCGAGTTCGACGCGTCCCGCGACGAGATCGTCGAGGCGGCGAAGGCCGCGGAGGCCCACGAGTTCATCACCGACCTCGCGGACGGCTACGACACGGAGGTCGGCGAGCGCGGCGCCCGCCTCTCGGGCGGCCAGCGCCAGCGCATCTCTATCGCCCGCACAGTCCTGCAGGACCCCGACATCCTGATCCTCGACGAGGCGACCTCCGCCGTCGACACCGAGACGGAGGTCCTGATCCAGCGCTCGCTCGACCGCCTCGCCGCCGACCGCACGACCTTCGTCATCGCTCACCGCCTCTCGACGGTGACCGACGCCGAGACCATCCTCGTGCTGGAGGAGGGCCAGGTCGTCGAGCGGGGTACCCACCAGGAACTGCTGGAGGCGGACGGCCTCTACGCCAACCTCTGGGCGGTCCAGGCCGGCGAGATCGACGACCTCCCCGACGAGTTCGTCGACCGCGCCCGCGGCGACGTCTGA
- a CDS encoding DUF7563 family protein — translation MPACAHCGTHVSEQFARVFADEDGEVHACPTCSANSGIAEVSRERAGKA, via the coding sequence ATGCCAGCCTGCGCACACTGCGGCACGCACGTCTCGGAACAGTTCGCACGCGTCTTCGCCGACGAGGACGGCGAGGTCCACGCCTGTCCGACCTGCTCGGCCAACAGCGGGATCGCGGAAGTCTCCAGGGAACGGGCGGGGAAAGCCTGA
- a CDS encoding phosphoenolpyruvate carboxykinase (ATP), with protein MSQHGTAIESPTAALADPRTADNVTYDPSFATLREFAREKETTTEYGSPSYTSEHRSRNADRTENALDAEFGPADYEHVERVVEAAGDREMVCLDRKLGRHPDNTYVCRYYVPKEFSRIALTWANLFEPAPDGAEPDFTTVQVPDADEVAIRVLPEEGFTAVRGTDYTGEAKKSFLRLFMFDAKRQGGLGLHAGTKRVRLETEDGEAGDAETDEESDLETVGQVFLGLSGTGKSTLTAHGLGLDEPEDATMLQDDVCALRPDGTVAGSEGEGLFIKTIGLDREEQPALYEAATHESAVLENVDVDEDGTVDFDSDAHTANARAVVRREHLPSADEEIDLESVDQVFFITRNPAMPPLAKLSPEEAAAAFMLGESVQTSAGDPSSAGEAIRVVGTNPFIIGSEGEEGNRFRDLVADLDVDAYLLNTGTVGDRDVGVDDTVTLLREVSRGRIEWAADPTTGLTVPDAVPGLDVSRFDVGDALDDADEHIADLREERRDYLAEFDDLDEEIRAAVY; from the coding sequence ATGTCACAACACGGGACGGCGATAGAGTCGCCGACCGCGGCGCTCGCGGACCCCCGGACAGCGGACAACGTCACCTACGACCCTTCGTTCGCGACGCTGCGCGAGTTCGCGCGCGAGAAGGAGACGACGACGGAGTACGGCTCCCCGTCGTACACGAGCGAGCACCGGTCGCGCAACGCCGACCGGACGGAGAACGCCCTCGACGCCGAGTTCGGCCCCGCCGACTACGAGCACGTCGAGCGGGTCGTCGAGGCCGCCGGCGACCGCGAGATGGTCTGTCTGGACCGCAAGCTCGGCCGCCATCCCGACAACACCTACGTCTGTCGCTACTACGTCCCGAAGGAGTTCAGCCGGATCGCGCTGACCTGGGCCAACCTCTTCGAGCCGGCGCCCGACGGCGCCGAGCCCGACTTCACGACCGTCCAGGTGCCGGACGCCGACGAGGTGGCCATCCGCGTGCTCCCCGAGGAGGGGTTCACCGCCGTCCGCGGCACCGACTACACCGGCGAGGCCAAGAAGTCGTTCCTGCGGCTGTTCATGTTCGACGCCAAGCGCCAGGGCGGCCTCGGCCTCCACGCCGGCACCAAGCGCGTCCGCCTCGAAACCGAGGACGGCGAGGCCGGAGACGCCGAGACTGACGAGGAGTCGGACCTGGAGACGGTCGGGCAGGTCTTCCTCGGCCTCTCGGGCACCGGCAAGTCGACGCTGACCGCCCACGGCCTCGGGCTGGACGAGCCCGAGGACGCGACGATGCTCCAGGACGACGTGTGCGCGCTGCGGCCCGACGGCACCGTCGCCGGCAGCGAGGGCGAGGGCCTGTTCATCAAGACCATCGGCCTCGACCGCGAGGAGCAGCCGGCCCTCTACGAGGCCGCGACCCACGAGTCGGCGGTCTTGGAGAACGTCGACGTCGACGAGGACGGGACGGTCGACTTCGACAGCGACGCCCACACCGCCAACGCCCGGGCGGTCGTCCGGCGCGAGCACCTCCCCTCGGCCGACGAGGAGATCGACCTCGAGTCGGTCGACCAGGTGTTCTTCATCACGCGGAACCCGGCGATGCCGCCGCTGGCGAAGCTCTCGCCGGAGGAGGCCGCCGCCGCGTTCATGCTCGGCGAGTCCGTCCAGACCAGCGCCGGCGACCCGTCGAGCGCGGGCGAGGCCATCCGCGTCGTCGGCACCAACCCCTTCATCATCGGCTCCGAGGGCGAGGAGGGCAACCGCTTCCGCGATCTGGTCGCCGACCTCGACGTGGACGCGTACCTCCTCAACACGGGGACCGTCGGCGACCGCGACGTCGGCGTCGACGACACGGTGACGCTCCTCCGGGAGGTCAGCCGCGGGCGCATCGAGTGGGCGGCGGACCCGACGACGGGACTGACCGTCCCCGACGCCGTCCCGGGGCTCGACGTGAGCCGCTTCGACGTGGGCGACGCGCTCGACGACGCCGACGAGCACATCGCCGACCTCCGCGAGGAGCGCCGCGACTACCTCGCCGAGTTCGACGACCTCGACGAGGAGATCCGCGCGGCCGTCTACTGA
- a CDS encoding deoxyhypusine synthase — translation MTDETPRETFEHDPIGHAEARAGMTVGELADEYGSAGIGASALHEAVDVYAEMLGDDEVTNFFGLAGAMVPTGMRRIVADLIRDGHIDALVTTGANLTHDAIEAIGGKHHHGQVHEDGKTEREHDERLRDEGVDRIYNVYLPQEHFALFESHLRDEVFPPLEAECEADGAVSIQRFTEELGRANAEVNEREGVEEGAGVAAAAHEHDVPIYCPAVQDSVLGLQAWMYAQTSAFTLDALADMTTITDQAFDAEKAGAMVVGGGVPKNYTLQTMLVAPDAYDYAVQLTMDTPETGGLSGATLDEARSWGKLEKAARNASVYADATITLPLVVAAARERVESDGADR, via the coding sequence ATGACCGACGAGACGCCCCGAGAGACGTTCGAGCACGACCCGATCGGCCACGCGGAGGCACGGGCGGGCATGACCGTCGGCGAGCTCGCCGACGAGTACGGGTCGGCCGGCATCGGCGCGAGCGCGCTCCACGAGGCCGTCGACGTGTACGCCGAGATGCTCGGCGACGACGAGGTGACCAACTTCTTCGGCCTCGCCGGCGCGATGGTCCCGACCGGGATGCGCCGCATCGTCGCCGACCTCATCCGGGACGGCCACATCGACGCGCTCGTCACGACCGGCGCGAACCTCACCCACGACGCCATCGAGGCCATCGGCGGCAAACACCACCACGGGCAGGTCCACGAGGACGGCAAGACCGAACGCGAGCACGACGAGCGGCTCCGCGACGAGGGCGTCGACCGCATCTACAACGTCTACCTCCCCCAGGAGCACTTCGCGCTGTTCGAGAGTCACCTCCGCGACGAGGTGTTTCCGCCGCTCGAAGCCGAGTGCGAGGCGGACGGGGCGGTCAGCATCCAGCGGTTCACCGAGGAACTCGGCCGGGCGAACGCCGAGGTCAACGAGCGCGAGGGCGTCGAGGAGGGCGCCGGCGTCGCCGCGGCCGCCCACGAGCACGACGTGCCGATATACTGCCCGGCGGTCCAGGACTCCGTGCTGGGCCTGCAGGCGTGGATGTACGCCCAGACGAGCGCGTTCACGCTTGACGCGCTGGCCGACATGACGACCATCACCGACCAGGCGTTCGACGCGGAGAAGGCCGGCGCGATGGTCGTCGGCGGGGGCGTCCCGAAGAACTACACGCTCCAGACGATGCTGGTGGCGCCCGACGCCTACGACTACGCCGTCCAGCTGACGATGGACACCCCCGAGACCGGGGGCCTGTCCGGCGCGACGCTCGACGAGGCGCGCTCGTGGGGGAAACTGGAGAAGGCGGCCCGTAACGCCTCCGTCTACGCCGACGCGACGATCACGCTCCCGCTCGTCGTCGCCGCCGCCCGCGAACGGGTCGAGTCCGACGGAGCCGACCGCTGA
- a CDS encoding succinic semialdehyde dehydrogenase, whose translation MDSRVESALPAGRRHSLRAGVTPVGDRDDRDVRTPITGEVVGSVPSCTAEDVAAAVDRAREVQADWAARPVGDRAEVLRRVADTVTANRSELLDVVQVETGKARFDALEEVLDVVATADYYAREGPDHLESAERTGVIPGLTRAVERAEPVGVVGCIAPWNYPLTLAVSDLLPALLAGNGAVLKPAETTPFSALAAVELLESAGIPEGLVQVVTGDGERLGEPLISRVDHLRFTGSTAVGREVAALAGEHLIDASLELGGKNPAVVLDDADLSKTVRGLVNGCYANAGQLCIATERVYVDRSLFEAFRDRFVAATERQSLGVGLGWGPDVGSLIGEGQLDTVESHVADARERGATVETGGKRREDAGPWVYEPTVLTGLPDDATAASQETFGPVVSLVPVDGVDEAVARANDIDYGLHASVWTGDPERGERVARRVDAGTVSVNDGYRAMWASTDAPMGGVGDSGVGRRHGREGIRDYTDARTVVTQRGHPLAFPDAVPDRLAAAAATASLGPLRWLRNRSLPGPWAD comes from the coding sequence ATGGATTCGAGGGTCGAGTCGGCCCTGCCAGCCGGCCGTCGGCACAGTCTGCGAGCGGGCGTCACGCCGGTCGGCGACCGCGACGACCGCGACGTTCGGACGCCGATCACCGGGGAAGTGGTCGGTTCGGTCCCGTCCTGCACCGCCGAGGACGTGGCGGCGGCCGTCGACCGCGCGAGGGAGGTCCAGGCCGACTGGGCGGCTAGACCCGTCGGCGACCGCGCCGAAGTCCTCCGGCGGGTCGCAGACACAGTGACCGCGAACCGCTCGGAGCTGCTCGACGTCGTGCAGGTCGAGACCGGGAAGGCGCGGTTCGACGCGCTGGAGGAGGTCCTCGACGTCGTCGCCACGGCTGACTACTACGCCCGCGAGGGGCCGGACCACCTCGAATCGGCCGAGCGGACGGGCGTGATCCCGGGGCTCACGCGCGCGGTGGAGCGGGCCGAGCCGGTGGGCGTCGTCGGCTGCATCGCGCCGTGGAACTACCCGCTCACGCTCGCGGTCTCGGATCTGTTGCCCGCGCTGCTGGCCGGCAACGGCGCCGTCCTCAAGCCCGCGGAGACGACGCCGTTCTCGGCGCTCGCGGCGGTCGAACTGCTCGAATCCGCCGGGATCCCGGAGGGGCTGGTACAGGTGGTCACGGGCGACGGCGAGCGGCTGGGCGAACCGCTGATATCGCGGGTCGACCACCTCCGGTTCACCGGCAGCACGGCGGTCGGTCGCGAGGTGGCGGCGCTGGCCGGCGAACACCTGATCGACGCCTCGCTCGAACTCGGCGGCAAGAACCCGGCCGTCGTCCTCGACGACGCCGACCTGTCGAAGACAGTCCGCGGGCTCGTCAACGGCTGCTACGCCAACGCCGGCCAGCTCTGTATCGCGACCGAGCGCGTCTACGTCGACCGCTCGCTGTTCGAGGCGTTCCGCGACCGGTTCGTCGCCGCGACCGAACGGCAGTCCCTCGGTGTCGGCCTCGGCTGGGGACCGGACGTGGGATCGCTGATCGGCGAGGGCCAGCTCGACACCGTGGAGTCTCACGTCGCGGACGCTCGCGAGCGCGGCGCGACCGTCGAGACCGGCGGAAAGCGGCGGGAAGACGCGGGGCCGTGGGTCTACGAGCCGACGGTGCTGACCGGCCTCCCGGACGACGCCACGGCGGCGAGTCAGGAGACGTTCGGGCCGGTCGTCTCGCTGGTCCCCGTCGACGGCGTCGACGAGGCGGTCGCGCGGGCCAACGACATCGACTACGGTCTCCACGCGAGCGTCTGGACCGGCGACCCGGAACGGGGCGAGCGCGTCGCCCGCCGCGTCGACGCCGGGACGGTCTCGGTCAACGACGGCTACCGGGCGATGTGGGCGTCGACGGACGCGCCGATGGGCGGCGTCGGCGACTCCGGGGTCGGCCGCCGCCACGGCCGCGAGGGGATCCGCGACTACACCGACGCCCGGACGGTCGTCACCCAGCGCGGCCACCCGCTGGCGTTCCCCGACGCCGTGCCCGACCGGCTCGCGGCCGCCGCCGCGACCGCGTCGCTCGGCCCGTTGCGCTGGCTGCGGAACCGCTCGCTCCCCGGTCCGTGGGCGGACTGA
- a CDS encoding SprT-like domain-containing protein: MTAPPYDDIETHDELLAWSREYCKEVRREQLVDVRFDLVEWEVSTRAKRRAAALKRPKIPGAEVGTPIDWDSAEAAGGRVADGRPFPATLSLTWDAFAAFDREQWESTLRHELVHLEQYQRCGTTGHGRAFKERARELDTEVHCETFSDPKYVLRCADCDALVARRYRECKLVRRAEEYRSSCCDAALAVE, from the coding sequence GTGACGGCGCCGCCGTACGACGACATCGAGACCCACGACGAACTCCTCGCGTGGTCCCGCGAGTACTGCAAGGAGGTCCGCCGCGAGCAACTGGTCGACGTGCGCTTCGACCTCGTCGAGTGGGAGGTGTCGACCCGGGCGAAACGCCGCGCCGCCGCGCTCAAGCGCCCCAAGATCCCCGGGGCGGAGGTCGGGACGCCCATCGACTGGGACAGCGCGGAGGCCGCGGGAGGCCGCGTCGCGGACGGACGCCCTTTCCCGGCGACGCTGTCGCTGACGTGGGACGCCTTCGCGGCGTTCGACCGCGAGCAGTGGGAGTCGACGCTCCGGCACGAACTCGTCCACCTCGAACAGTACCAGCGCTGCGGCACGACCGGGCACGGGCGCGCCTTCAAAGAGCGGGCACGGGAACTCGACACGGAGGTCCACTGCGAGACGTTCTCCGACCCGAAATACGTCCTCCGCTGTGCCGACTGCGACGCCCTGGTCGCCCGTCGCTACCGCGAGTGCAAACTCGTCCGTCGGGCCGAGGAGTACCGCTCGTCGTGTTGCGACGCGGCGCTCGCGGTCGAGTAG